The stretch of DNA cttttttgacccaAAATTTGACCAGTTATATAtcttaaaaaattaaataaaaataatcaaatttaaatcattcttgaagaacttatattaataaaggaAGACACAATAAAATAAGTGTTACTttacataaatttttgaatatgaTGAATGATCAAATTTGggataaaaaagtcaaacgaattataatttgCAACGGATTGAGTAGAAAGCTACATACGGGACGAGCTGGGTTTCCACTTTATCCCATTCCATTGATGGTGATACCTTAGTTGCTTGTGCCGATAACACGGGTTATTAATTTGACCACCCAATACCCGCTCCTTCTCATGCAAAGTGTCCGAGGTCACTATGAGGACACCTTAGCTAGCCTTAGCATGTTCACAAATATCTCATATACTAATAATCTACATGTACGCTACTTTATTTTTTCAAAGACGAATGAAGCCTAGCTATAGCCTGCCGCAACCGTGACGGTGCCTGTCACTACTCACTACCGCAGTAAAATTTGACAAGAAAATGAACCATTGATATATGGGTAATAACAATGTTGTAGACAAAGCATGCTAGGCAAATAATCAAACCTCTAAGGTACTAAGGATGGTCAAATTTATAACTATCTAGTGTGACAAATTGGGGCTGCAAACTAACCATGTCGAAGATCATTGCAGAAACAGGAATACATGCATCATGTCCTTCAATCACCACTTGGTTTTTTTTCCTCTCAAATAAGAGCTTGTTTTGATCCACTCAATTCGAGCCGAACGATTTTAGCTTTAATTAATCCACTCAGCTAATTCCTAGCCAACAGTTAGAAACTACTCCATTCGTCCCAAATTTAACTTTTCTAGATATATAGTTTTTACAATACACCTAGACATATAATAATATATCTAGATGCGTAGCAAAATCTAATATCTACAAAAACCAAAACGACTAAAatttaggacggagggagtatatctaCATCTCCGGTCCACCTAGCTGATTCCAGCTAACCGATAGCTTTAACTAATCGGAATAAGCTCTAAATTTACTGATCGGTATGGTCACTGCACGGCACGAGCACGATGCATGCCAACATAATTACCCTGGAAAGCGCGCGGGGGGTTAGAGCTGGCCAGCCACCTCGCTGTGCACGCATATGCACGTCTACGGCGGAGATGGCCCCAAGCCTGGCAAAGGCTGCGCAAGTGGACGGCTCCGATCGCGCCGCGGCCTAACGACGTGTGTAGTAACCTGGGTGCTCGCTTGCTTACCGCGCTAAGCTTGCTTTTgactcgcccgccgcccgcgtaGCATCCTCCTTTGCATCCCTGTGGGCTGTGGCGTGGTGGTCCAAAGTAACCGTGCCAGCACTAGGGGTAGTTGCTGGTACGGATTTTTTTTCACCGCACTTTATTAATTAATAACTTGGTAAAAGGGAAGATTTACTATTTTACGTGCATGATTGCAGCTTTGCCAGATTCTGCATGCCCCCAAGCAACTATTTGTCTAGAACTTTCACCGGCTTTATAAGCTGATTATTAATCGCCAATGAGAACTTCAAAGTTCAGATAATAAGTGATGGGATCCGATCCATATGCATGCCGGCCTGCCAGACACAGTTAATGGTTAAAAGGAAATAAAATGCTGCTCTTTTCAGTAACCATGCATCAAGTAAAATGACGGAGAAATGGAATTCCAGCTCCCTCATAAAGTATGTGCTTAGTGTCTTTTACTTTTgtataaaataaattttaacaCTCTGGAGATCTTTTTACcttaaataatataattttagcAATGAAAAAATTGGAAAATTTAGAGTGGAGAACCCCATGAAGAGCTGTCTCCCTCccctaatatatatatatatatatatatatatatatatatatatatatatatatatatatatatataagagcTGATATGCTACCTTGCTTCTCGTCCATATGCATCTCAATACAAATATTACGCATATATCGGAGCAGGTTTAATTACACCATTATTATATTTCCGCAGCGCAAAACTGATCATCTACACGTTGATCGATCATGAAGAAGATAGAGATCTCGATCGCTCAACTTGCTCTTGTTATCAAGAACGGGAGAGGGCGCCTCGTCGAAGAGATCGACACATGTAGTCTATGCAGGCATGTAATAGACCAAGTAAATACCCATGTGTCAACCGAGACGCCTCATTAGCGCGACATGTCACGGATTAGCGACACATAAGCCGGGCCAAGGATGTGATTAGGATGGGGGGGGGGTGTCAAGTGCGCCCGGCCACACGTATGCGCCCGGCCAAAGGCGCCAAAGCTCAACAGATAGCTAGCTAGTACACCCGCGACGATCATCCAGACTCTCCGCTCGCACAAGATTTATCGGAGTATTCAAGTGACGGGAGGCTCCTTTCCGGGCCCTATAAATACCAAGGGGTGGCCAGGAAGGGAACTTGCATTGCATTGTGTCATGTGGTAGaccagaagcagcagcagcagaagctaGGCAGCCAGCCTCGCCCAGAGGGATCTCCTTGTTCATCCCTTACGCAGCGCTAGCTAGCCTTTGTCTATAAGCAGGGGGTATTAGTGTTGTTGAGCAAGGCTTTCGAGATGATTACCGTTGGGCACCCGTTGGTCTTTGCTGTGGGGATCCTAGGTACATGCGTGCTGCACCTTGCATCCTACGTACTATGTAGTAGGGCAGTTTCAATTAAGAGATGAATTCGTGCAACTCAAAACCGtatgtatgcatgcatgctaGGAACGATATGCTAATGATCACTAGCAAGCACATGAACTACTAACATTATTTTCTTGTCTGTTTTATTTTGCAGGCAACATCTTGTCTTTCCTGGTCACCCTTGCACCAGTGTGGGTATATTATATGTAGCACAGTGCTGAAAActtctctcatctctctctcacGGAGGCTAGCTAgcattagctagctagctgctgatCTTCTCCCCTGATGATCACCTCGATCACTATGCATGTGTATTACGTTGCAGGCCGACGTTTTACCGCGTGTACAAGAAGAAGTCGACGGAGTCGTTCCAGTCGGTGCCCTACGTGGTGGCGCTGCTGAGCGCAATGCTGTGGCTCTACTACGCGCTGCTGAGCATGgacgtcctcctcctctccaTCAACGCCATCGCCTGCGTCGTCGAGTCCGTCTACCTCGCCATCTACCTCGTCTACGCGCCCAAGGATGCAATGGTACGgtgcacatatatatacatttaatttaattatagtGAAAAAATCTGATCGATCGCAACGAACGCAGGTTTTCACCATGAAATTGCTGTCCATCATGAACATGGGGCTCTTCGGGGCCATGGTCGCCTTCCTGCAGTTCTACGTCGAGGGCCAGCGCCGCGTCTCCATCGCCGGCGGTATCGGCGccgccttcgccctcgccgtctTCGTCGCGCCTCTCGCCATCATTGTAAGCTCTACTACCAGCACTCGggattatttatatatattactaATTACTTGGATCAACTAATTGAACTTTCTGTCAATAATTTTGCAACGACAGCGTCAAGTGATTAGGACCAAGAGCGTCGAGTTCATGCCCTTCTGGCTCTCCTTCTTCCTGACCATCAGCGCCGTCGCCTGGTTCTTCTACGGCCTCCTCTTGAAAGATTTGTTTGTCGCGGTAATTACAGTGCACACTCATATCTTCAACTTTTTTGTTCTTTTCGCTTTTAATCAACTCACTCGTGATAGCTTTATTATTTCCTAACCTTTCAAGCAGGCTTGCAAAGGTAGTAGATAAAAGAGCCAGGTTAACGTGCTGCTAAATGGTTTAATACACGTTGTTTTATGTAATCACGCGTAGTGAAGTACAGGTGTTTGCGCTAGTGTCACGACCCACGAGCCAGCTGTTTTCTGTCGACAGAACCTAACAAAAAGATAACACAGTACACTATATAGTAGCTTTTTTTTAGGAGCCCTAAACTAGAGTACAAGTTGTTGTATCTAAACTTACAAATAGACGCACACCACACACCCACTCACATCCCACGCAATATCCTCTTACAAGTAAGCTAAGACTAACTACAATCTATCCTCCAAAGATGCATGCTCATGTGCCGAAGCACGGTCGGAAGAGGGCCACCTGAGAAATAGGGGAAAAACCCCCGGTGAGCACCACACGCTCGAGCAGGCGCTCGAACGCGGGCGGGTTGGCTTCTGCACCTGAGAACTATATAGTAGCTAGTGGCGGCACCATCTTTTTTGCAAAACTAAAGCACAGCAAAACGTACTTGCAAGCGTTAAAGGGCAGCTAAGGTAGTAGTGTTTCAATCAGATGCTATAGGCTAAACTCCTCACTCCTGTTGTGTTCTTGAAAAGCCAGCAAATTAAACACAGATGACTAAAGCAGCTAGATATATAGAACTAACGGCTATCCAAAATTAAGATGTATTTAATCAACTGATCGATCTCGTGAAGGGAAAAATTGTGATTGATGACTGATGAAACAAATTGATGACGTACGTATTGCTTGTGTGCAGATGCCCAACGTGCTGGGCCTGCTGTTCGGCCTGGCCCAGATGGGGCTCTACTTCGTGTACCGGAACCCCAAGAAGAACGGCGCCGTGTC from Panicum virgatum strain AP13 chromosome 9K, P.virgatum_v5, whole genome shotgun sequence encodes:
- the LOC120648139 gene encoding bidirectional sugar transporter SWEET12-like; protein product: MITVGHPLVFAVGILGNILSFLVTLAPVPTFYRVYKKKSTESFQSVPYVVALLSAMLWLYYALLSMDVLLLSINAIACVVESVYLAIYLVYAPKDAMVFTMKLLSIMNMGLFGAMVAFLQFYVEGQRRVSIAGGIGAAFALAVFVAPLAIIRQVIRTKSVEFMPFWLSFFLTISAVAWFFYGLLLKDLFVAMPNVLGLLFGLAQMGLYFVYRNPKKNGAVSEMQVGAQQAAADAEKEQQAHAAAPLDADGEVRMSADDGANKDDHVVVDITPPPPPLPLAPPQAVIIPQPRTVEAV